One window from the genome of Paramormyrops kingsleyae isolate MSU_618 chromosome 3, PKINGS_0.4, whole genome shotgun sequence encodes:
- the LOC140588343 gene encoding M-phase phosphoprotein 8-like, translating into MPNAEFHRHAPLTFELGTEIDATISIQRRGKAKVQEGMAQKTSSSAASFAKAKEPDEQRQDGAGMGFSSALASKKQKESMEKEQLGSTNLFEKFLLNFEAKDRVLRRQTVHVLNSSTETRGEHKMKAAKAEKRIRPVMEVVQNRLELEKAHKEFKGPEGSQPTNSPAEAEDRPSRLDHSPEGKEAAESAKDQVKGRPEGPTEKKDEKHDEVPGRIRTTTTPEDVWERKGRLEEVRSDRLEKKVPAASPEPAEELLAPAAGRWKEKKRKQEDGEPRLYIACDDSRETREPTLNTDRGQASLNLGVDLKLDWMTLEDFQKHLNGEDEVMSAATISPSEFREAVKSGDYLAVRLALNSKEDYNLDQEDSSGMSLAMLAAAGGQDDILRLLIKKGARVNGRQKNGSTALMHAAEKNFLTTVAILLEAGAYVNAQTLSGETALMKACKRGNADIVRLLLEYGADCNILSKHQNNAMHFAKLSNNIMVYDHIKDHMATLSSVAEDTIRAYFETRLAVLEPVFPLACHRLCEGPDFSLEFNYKAPLHPPPEGTGILLFIFHANFLSEITARLCGPCSVHAVVLNDKFQLPIFLDSHFIYSFSPVPGLNKLFIRLAESPTAKVKLLICAYRVQLQ; encoded by the coding sequence ATGCCAAACGCAGAATTCCATCGCCATGCCCCTTTGACTTTTGAACTGGGCACTGAGATAGATGCCACTATCTCCATCCAGCGAAGGGGGAAAGCCAAAGTGCAGGAGGGCATGGCTCAGAAGACAAGCTCTTCTGCAGCTAGTTTTGCCAAGGCCAAGGAACCAGATGAGCAGAGGCAAGACGGAGCTGGGATGGGCTTTAGTTCAGCCCTggcttcaaaaaagcagaaggaGAGCATGGAAAAGGAGCAGTTGGGGTCCACCAATCTCTTTGAAAAGTTTCTGTTGAACTTTGAGGCCAAGGACCGGGTGCTCAGGAGACAGACGGTCCACGTGCTGAATTCAAGCACGGAGACACGAGGAGAGCACAAGATGAAGGCTGCAAAGGCAGAGAAGAGAATAAGGCCAGTGATGGAGGTGGTGCAGAATAGGTTGGAACTAGAGAAAGCCCATAAGGAGTTCAAGGGTCCAGAGGGTTCACAGCCAACAAACAGCCCAGCGGAGGCAGAGGACAGGCCAAGCAGATTAGACCATTCACCAGAGGGCAAGGAGGCAGCTGAGAGTGCAAAGGACCAGGTGAAGGGCAGGCCTGAGGGCCCCACAGAAAAAAAGGACGAGAAGCACGACGAGGTGCCAGGACGGATCAGAACCACCACCACACCGGAGGATGTCTGGGAGAGGAAGGGAAGGTTGGAAGAGGTGAGGAGCGATCGCTTGGAGAAGAAGGTGCCAGCAGCGTCACCAGAACCAGCAGAAGAGTTATTAGCTCCGGCAGCGGGAAGGTGGAAGGAGAAGAAAAGGAAGCAGGAAGATGGCGAGCCACGCCTCTACATCGCCTGCGATGACAGTCGGGAGACACGGGAACCGACCCTGAACACTGACAGGGGGCAGGCTTCCCTGAACCTTGGGGTGGACCTGAAACTGGACTGGATGACACTGGAGGATTTTCAGAAGCACTTGAATGGGGAAGATGAGGTTATGTCTGCTGCAACCATATCTCCAAGTGAGTTTCGAGAGGCGGTGAAGAGTGGCGATTACCTGGCAGTACGGTTGGCACTTAATTCCAAAGAGGACTACAACCTAGATCAGGAGGACTCGAGTGGGATGTCTTTGGCCATGCTGGCGGCAGCCGGCGGGCAGGACGATATCCTGCGGCTGCTGATCAAGAAGGGAGCGCGGGTGAACGGCCGGCAGAAGAACGGCAGCACGGCCCTGATGCACGCAGCAGAAAAGAACTTCTTGACAACGGTTGCCATACTCCTAGAAGCAGGGGCCTACGTCAACGCCCAGACGCTGAGTGGCGAAACGGCTCTCATGAAGGCATGTAAGAGAGGAAATGCAGACATTGTACGTCTTTTGCTGGAGTATGGGGCTGACTGCAACATCTTATCTAAACATCAGAACAATGCCATGCATTTCGCCAAACTGAGCAACAACATCATGGTCTATGATCACATCAAGGACCACATGGCGACGCTATCTAGTGTGGCCGAAGACACCATTCGGGCGTATTTTGAGACGCGGCTGGCTGTACTGGAGCCCGTCTTTCCATTAGCTTGCCATCGGCTTTGTGAGGGTCCAGACTTCTCCTTGGAATTTAACTACAAAGctcccctgcaccccccccctgAGGGAACAGGCATCCTTCTCTTCATCTTTCATGCCAACTTCCTGAGCGAGATCACGGCTAGACTATGTGGGCCTTGTAGTGTCCATGCTGTTGTGCTCAATGACAAGTTCCAACTTCCCATCTTCCTGGATAGTCACTTCATTTACTCATTCAGTCCAGTACCGGGTCTCAATAAGCTTTTTATACGACTGGCAGAGTCCCCCACTGCCAAGGTCAAGCTGCTCATCTGTGCATACAGAGTCCAGCTACAGTGA